A stretch of Acidobacteriota bacterium DNA encodes these proteins:
- a CDS encoding GDP-mannose 4,6-dehydratase — MRALITGITGFAGSHLADYLLAEQPQVEVFGTYRWRSRMENIEHLGDRVTLVEADLNDFTAVHRTLAEVRPDYIFHLAAQSFVPTSWRAPAETLSSNTAGQTNIFEAVRELGLDPVIQIACSSEEYGLVYKEETPIEETNPLRPLSPYAVSKVTQDFLGYQYFQSYGIKAIRTRGFNHTGPRRGEVFVLSNFAKQIASIEAGLQEPVIRVGNLDAIRDFTDVRDMVRAYWLAVTKARPGEVYNIATGNGISIKDMLDRLIAMSTADVRIEEDPERLRPSDVEILIGDASKFKADTGWEPRVPFEKTMADTLEYWRRRLGVKPVSATVGD, encoded by the coding sequence ATGAGAGCGTTGATTACCGGCATCACCGGCTTTGCCGGTTCCCACCTGGCGGACTACCTGCTGGCCGAACAGCCGCAGGTCGAGGTGTTCGGCACCTACCGCTGGCGGAGCCGGATGGAGAACATCGAGCACTTGGGGGACCGCGTCACCTTGGTGGAAGCGGACTTGAACGACTTCACGGCGGTCCACAGGACCCTCGCCGAGGTGCGGCCGGACTACATTTTTCACCTGGCGGCCCAGAGCTTCGTGCCGACCAGTTGGCGGGCGCCGGCGGAGACCCTGAGTTCCAACACCGCCGGCCAGACCAACATCTTCGAAGCGGTGCGTGAGCTCGGCCTCGATCCGGTGATCCAGATCGCCTGCTCGAGCGAGGAGTACGGCCTGGTCTACAAGGAAGAAACGCCGATTGAGGAGACCAATCCGCTGCGTCCCCTGTCGCCCTACGCGGTGTCGAAGGTGACGCAGGACTTCCTCGGCTACCAGTACTTCCAGAGCTACGGCATCAAGGCCATCCGCACCCGCGGCTTCAATCACACCGGCCCACGGCGCGGCGAAGTGTTCGTGCTGTCGAACTTCGCCAAGCAGATCGCCTCCATCGAAGCGGGACTCCAGGAACCGGTGATCCGGGTAGGCAACCTGGATGCCATTCGCGACTTCACCGACGTGCGGGACATGGTGCGGGCCTACTGGCTGGCGGTGACCAAGGCGCGGCCCGGCGAGGTCTACAACATCGCCACCGGCAACGGCATCTCGATCAAGGACATGCTCGACCGGCTGATCGCCATGTCCACCGCCGACGTGCGGATCGAAGAGGACCCCGAGCGCCTGCGCCCGTCGGACGTCGAGATCCTGATCGGCGACGCCTCCAAGTTCAAGGCCGACACCGGCTGGGAACCGCGGGTGCCCTTCGAGAAGACCATGGCGGACACCCTGGAGTACTGGCGCCGGCGGTTGGGCGTGAAGCCCGTCTCCGCCACCGTGGGAGATTGA
- the rfbD gene encoding dTDP-4-dehydrorhamnose reductase, which produces MRGLVLGGGGMLGRAMAEWGRERGVAVLALDRARADIADPERLAYWVDRFRPQVVFNCAAYTQVDDCETERDHAFEINGRAVAHVAAAAWRVDASLVHVSTDYVFAGTADTPYREDDATAPRSVYGESKLAGEREALAYDRSLVVRASWLFGPGGPNFAATMMRLMDSGHQDLRVVDDQRGCPTYTPFLADALWRLAELGTTGVMHYRNREPVTWHGFTTEIARLWNPQVMVTPVTTDEFPRPAERPAYSVLDVSRFEAAVGERVPSWNDGLVQYLARLR; this is translated from the coding sequence GTGCGAGGCCTAGTGCTCGGTGGCGGCGGCATGCTCGGCCGGGCGATGGCCGAGTGGGGACGCGAGCGGGGAGTGGCGGTGCTCGCCCTCGACCGTGCCCGGGCGGACATCGCCGACCCGGAGCGCCTGGCCTATTGGGTGGACCGCTTCCGGCCGCAGGTGGTTTTCAACTGCGCCGCCTACACCCAGGTCGACGACTGCGAGACCGAGCGCGACCACGCCTTCGAAATCAACGGCCGGGCGGTAGCCCACGTCGCGGCGGCGGCCTGGCGGGTGGACGCCTCGCTGGTCCACGTGTCGACGGACTACGTTTTCGCCGGCACCGCCGACACCCCCTACCGGGAGGACGACGCGACCGCTCCGCGCTCCGTCTACGGCGAGTCGAAGCTGGCGGGGGAGCGCGAGGCCCTGGCTTATGACCGCTCGCTGGTGGTGCGGGCGAGCTGGCTGTTTGGCCCCGGTGGACCGAACTTTGCCGCCACCATGATGCGCCTGATGGACTCAGGGCACCAGGACCTGCGGGTGGTCGACGACCAGCGCGGCTGCCCCACATATACTCCCTTCCTGGCCGATGCTCTGTGGCGGCTGGCTGAGCTGGGCACCACGGGAGTGATGCACTATCGCAATCGGGAGCCGGTCACCTGGCACGGCTTCACCACGGAAATCGCTCGTCTCTGGAATCCGCAAGTCATGGTGACGCCGGTGACCACGGACGAGTTTCCCCGACCGGCCGAACGCCCGGCCTACTCGGTCCTCGACGTGTCGAGGTTCGAGGCGGCGGTGGGCGAACGGGTTCCCTCGTGGAACGATGGCCTGGTCCAGTACCTGGCACGGTTGCGCTGA